One genomic region from Conexibacter woesei DSM 14684 encodes:
- a CDS encoding ABC transporter ATP-binding protein has translation MRHDDPVLAVSGLSVAYGRTTVVEGVSFTLARGQTLGLVGESGSGKSTVAKAVVGLLRCEGDVVLDGIDLRRQSRRRLRALRRRVQLVPQDPYASLNPRMTVGAAIAEALGDRPRRERSHAVAELLETVALDAAAAAKHPHEFSGGQRQRIAIARALAAEPDVVIADEITSALDCSVQAGVLELLHELRARRELAMVFISHDLAVVSNVADAVAVMRHGRIVEQGPLAEVFGAPRTDYARLLLDAVPQLDTAGGR, from the coding sequence ATGAGGCACGACGATCCGGTCCTCGCGGTCAGCGGCCTCTCGGTCGCGTACGGCCGGACCACGGTCGTGGAGGGCGTCTCGTTCACGCTCGCCCGCGGGCAGACGCTCGGGCTCGTCGGCGAGTCCGGCTCGGGCAAGTCGACGGTCGCAAAGGCCGTCGTCGGCCTGCTGCGCTGCGAGGGCGACGTCGTGCTCGACGGGATCGACCTGCGGCGCCAGTCGCGCCGCCGCCTGCGCGCGCTGCGCCGCCGCGTCCAGCTCGTGCCGCAGGACCCGTACGCGTCGCTGAACCCGCGGATGACGGTCGGCGCGGCGATCGCGGAGGCGCTCGGCGACCGCCCGCGGCGCGAGCGCTCCCACGCCGTCGCAGAGCTGCTGGAGACGGTCGCGCTCGACGCCGCCGCGGCGGCGAAGCACCCGCACGAGTTCTCCGGCGGCCAGCGTCAGCGGATCGCGATCGCGCGGGCGCTCGCGGCCGAGCCCGACGTCGTGATCGCGGACGAGATCACCTCCGCGCTCGACTGCTCGGTGCAGGCCGGCGTGCTGGAGCTGCTGCACGAGCTGCGGGCGCGGCGCGAGCTCGCGATGGTGTTCATCTCGCACGACCTCGCGGTCGTCTCGAACGTCGCCGACGCGGTCGCGGTGATGCGGCACGGGCGGATCGTCGAGCAGGGACCGCTGGCAGAGGTCTTCGGCGCGCCGAGGACCGACTACGCGCGCCTGCTGCTCGACGCCGTCCCGCAGCTCGACACGGCGGGCGGGCGATGA
- a CDS encoding dipeptide/oligopeptide/nickel ABC transporter permease/ATP-binding protein: MTRVRGLAPAARAGLVLLALLLAVALVGPLLAGDAAERLTDAGQQGASWAHPLGTDRLGRDVLARTIVAARLTLLMAAAATAIAAVGGILLGTTLSLLRPRAQAVGARFVDLLVAYPAILVAITVTAILAPSAKSATVGIGLAFVATFARLTHTLARSVAGRDHVAVARLLGLSSWHVLRRHVLPNVAEPLLVLTSVAFSAAVVALSALSFLGLGVQPPSYDWGTMLTDGLASLYTNPIQAVGPALGIVLTGVTAGLIGDGLASILDPRQAGRARRPVIVSAPPAVSAPPAVAGPPAFADPPTASVAAASANGAPPTAGLSVSGLSVTRADGVPLVSGVDFAVAPGEIVGLVGESGSGKSLTAMAVARLLGAGVGASADVLRLGELDLLAADTDARLATRVGVVFQDPSSSFNPALRVGTQATEVVRVHGGLGRGEARDAAVAAFGAVRISEPERRMRQYPHELSGGMRQRAMIAAALLPGPELLIADEPTTALDVTVQADVLDLLCEANRERGTAILFISHDLAVVAQLCHRVLVMYAGRIVEELPAELLRSGAVSHPYTRALLGATPRIELGAERRPPRGLPGRPPQPEQRPDGCAFAARCALATERCRETAPELELERAGEGRRVACHEARPVAVGETSG, translated from the coding sequence GTGACGCGCGTGCGCGGGCTCGCGCCCGCCGCCCGCGCCGGGCTCGTGCTGCTGGCGCTGCTGCTGGCGGTCGCGCTCGTCGGCCCGCTGCTCGCCGGCGACGCTGCCGAGCGGCTGACGGACGCGGGGCAGCAGGGCGCGTCGTGGGCGCACCCGCTCGGCACCGATCGGCTCGGGCGCGACGTGCTCGCCCGCACGATCGTCGCCGCGCGGCTGACGTTGCTGATGGCGGCCGCCGCGACGGCGATCGCGGCCGTCGGCGGGATCCTGCTCGGCACGACGCTGTCGCTGCTGCGGCCGCGCGCGCAGGCGGTCGGCGCACGCTTCGTCGACCTGCTCGTCGCCTATCCGGCGATCCTCGTCGCGATCACGGTGACGGCGATCCTCGCGCCGAGCGCGAAGAGCGCCACGGTCGGCATCGGCCTCGCGTTCGTCGCGACCTTCGCCCGCCTCACGCACACGCTCGCGAGATCGGTCGCCGGGCGCGACCACGTCGCGGTCGCGCGCCTGCTCGGGCTGTCGTCGTGGCACGTGCTGCGGCGCCATGTCCTGCCGAACGTCGCCGAGCCGCTGCTGGTGCTGACGTCGGTCGCGTTCTCGGCTGCCGTCGTCGCGCTGTCGGCGCTCAGCTTTCTCGGCCTCGGCGTGCAGCCGCCCTCCTACGACTGGGGGACGATGCTGACGGACGGGCTCGCGTCGCTCTACACGAACCCGATCCAGGCGGTCGGCCCGGCGCTCGGGATCGTGCTGACGGGCGTGACCGCCGGCCTGATCGGCGACGGGCTCGCGAGCATCCTCGACCCGCGCCAGGCGGGCCGCGCGCGGCGGCCGGTCATCGTCTCTGCGCCGCCGGCCGTCTCTGCGCCGCCGGCCGTCGCCGGCCCGCCGGCCTTCGCCGACCCGCCGACGGCCTCCGTCGCCGCCGCTTCCGCGAACGGCGCGCCGCCGACCGCGGGCCTGTCGGTGAGCGGCCTGTCGGTGACGCGCGCCGACGGCGTGCCGCTCGTCAGCGGCGTCGACTTCGCGGTCGCGCCGGGCGAGATCGTCGGCCTCGTCGGCGAGTCCGGCAGCGGCAAGTCGCTGACGGCGATGGCCGTCGCACGGCTGCTGGGCGCGGGCGTCGGCGCGAGCGCCGACGTGCTCCGCCTCGGCGAGCTGGACCTGCTCGCCGCGGACACCGACGCGCGCCTGGCGACGCGCGTCGGGGTCGTCTTCCAGGACCCGTCCAGCTCGTTCAACCCCGCGCTGCGGGTCGGGACGCAAGCGACCGAGGTCGTCCGCGTGCACGGCGGGCTGGGGCGCGGCGAGGCACGCGACGCCGCGGTCGCGGCGTTCGGCGCCGTGCGGATCTCCGAGCCGGAGCGGCGCATGCGGCAGTACCCGCACGAGCTGTCCGGCGGGATGCGGCAGCGCGCGATGATCGCCGCGGCGCTGCTCCCCGGACCCGAGCTGCTGATCGCGGACGAACCGACGACGGCGCTCGACGTGACCGTCCAGGCCGACGTGCTCGACCTCCTGTGCGAGGCGAACCGCGAGCGCGGCACCGCGATCCTCTTCATCTCGCACGACCTCGCCGTCGTGGCGCAGCTCTGCCACCGCGTGCTCGTGATGTACGCGGGGCGGATCGTCGAGGAGCTGCCGGCGGAGCTGCTGCGCAGCGGCGCGGTCTCGCATCCGTACACGCGGGCGTTGCTGGGCGCGACGCCGCGGATCGAGCTCGGGGCAGAGCGGCGACCGCCGCGCGGCCTGCCGGGCCGCCCGCCGCAGCCGGAGCAGCGGCCGGACGGCTGTGCGTTCGCGGCGCGCTGCGCGCTCGCGACAGAACGCTGCCGCGAGACGGCGCCGGAGCTGGAGCTGGAGCGGGCAGGTGAGGGCCGCCGGGTCGCGTGCCACGAGGCGCGGCCCGTCGCGGTCGGGGAGACGAGCGGATGA
- a CDS encoding methyltransferase, which yields MHASQLAHEQVTYVPLLRVAMGFWGAKVIGVAVELDLFGRLSRAGEMTVEEMRAELGFGERAADVFATACASLGLVERDGERLRNSAAAETYLVEGRPQYFGDYVKWLDRREYAVASRLLESLRSDGPVTWERGERDSLFVPEDEVLHAIFWDAVDSYSAATAGVLAETFDCSSHARVLDVGGGSGVYPIELCRRWPHLTATVYDLPFVCDIAQRRIERAGLAERIAVEPGDFRVDERLPGGHDLALLGSVLHDWDEPVNRALLRKCNEALEPGGTVVVVEILVDDDKRGPELAAAMSVNMLVETGEGKNYTGAEIEAWLGDAGFEQVTTIPPSPQTPNSFVVGRKPPAAAGG from the coding sequence ATGCACGCTTCACAGCTTGCGCACGAGCAGGTGACCTATGTCCCGTTGCTGCGGGTGGCGATGGGCTTCTGGGGTGCGAAGGTGATCGGAGTGGCGGTCGAGCTGGACCTCTTCGGCCGGCTGTCGCGCGCGGGGGAGATGACCGTCGAGGAGATGCGGGCCGAGCTGGGCTTCGGGGAGCGCGCCGCCGACGTGTTCGCGACCGCCTGCGCGTCGCTGGGGCTCGTCGAGCGCGACGGCGAGCGGCTGCGCAACAGCGCCGCTGCTGAGACCTACCTCGTCGAGGGCCGGCCGCAGTACTTCGGCGACTACGTCAAATGGCTCGACCGGCGCGAGTACGCGGTCGCGAGCAGACTGCTCGAGTCGCTGCGCAGCGACGGGCCGGTCACGTGGGAGCGCGGCGAGCGAGACAGCCTGTTCGTGCCCGAGGACGAGGTGCTGCACGCCATCTTCTGGGATGCGGTCGACTCGTACTCGGCGGCGACGGCCGGCGTGCTCGCCGAGACGTTCGACTGCTCGTCGCATGCGCGGGTGCTCGACGTCGGCGGCGGATCGGGGGTCTACCCGATCGAGCTGTGCAGACGCTGGCCGCATCTGACCGCCACCGTCTACGACCTCCCGTTCGTCTGCGACATAGCGCAGCGGCGGATCGAGCGTGCCGGCCTGGCGGAGCGGATCGCGGTCGAGCCGGGGGACTTCCGCGTCGACGAGCGGCTGCCGGGAGGCCATGACCTCGCGCTGCTCGGCTCCGTGCTGCACGACTGGGACGAGCCGGTCAACCGCGCGCTGCTGCGCAAGTGCAACGAGGCGCTCGAGCCCGGCGGCACCGTGGTCGTCGTCGAGATACTGGTCGACGACGACAAGCGCGGGCCGGAGCTGGCCGCCGCGATGAGCGTGAACATGCTGGTCGAGACCGGCGAGGGGAAGAACTACACCGGCGCGGAGATCGAGGCCTGGCTGGGCGACGCCGGCTTCGAGCAGGTGACGACGATCCCGCCGTCGCCGCAGACGCCGAACTCCTTCGTCGTCGGGCGCAAGCCGCCCGCGGCCGCGGGCGGGTGA
- a CDS encoding GNAT family N-acetyltransferase, with protein MTLQLDVLRSVVDVDAEDWDGLVAAAGAPAFYHHAFLSALEQLPLHAVEDRAYVVGRDPGDGTLRCGVPTYLVRGVDPMRVLADHVPECADEPVLLSHVWHCYDGSPPVLGGDEHAWGEIVATVERLSREVGAARFCFANVEDDSEAARGLTIAGIRCVEIDRRFVLDLAPVADYEAYLASISKGARSNLRRYQRIADDAGVELRTLAPEEADLDAFVQLARGNAAKYGNAAYYDEQRFPRFVRLLGETARVIELRHEGRLIAGGIVLIDAAHVHWWSVGYADHAVERLSPAYLVFAEIVRIALAHDVRWVECGRRNEAFKRRHGLTPRPLSAFVSPALN; from the coding sequence ATGACGCTCCAGCTCGACGTGCTGCGCAGCGTCGTCGACGTCGATGCCGAGGACTGGGACGGCCTCGTCGCCGCCGCCGGTGCGCCCGCGTTCTACCACCACGCGTTCCTGTCAGCGCTCGAACAGCTGCCCCTGCACGCGGTCGAGGACCGCGCTTACGTCGTCGGCAGGGACCCCGGCGACGGCACCCTGCGGTGCGGGGTCCCGACCTACCTGGTGCGGGGCGTCGACCCGATGCGCGTGCTCGCGGACCACGTCCCGGAGTGCGCGGACGAGCCGGTCCTGCTGAGCCACGTGTGGCACTGCTACGACGGCTCGCCGCCGGTGCTCGGCGGCGACGAGCACGCGTGGGGCGAGATCGTCGCGACGGTCGAGCGGCTCTCGCGCGAGGTTGGCGCGGCGCGCTTCTGCTTCGCCAACGTCGAGGACGACAGCGAGGCGGCGCGCGGCCTCACGATCGCCGGGATCCGCTGCGTCGAGATCGACCGCCGCTTCGTGCTCGACCTCGCGCCGGTCGCCGACTACGAGGCGTACCTCGCGAGCATCTCGAAAGGCGCGCGCAGCAACCTGCGCCGCTACCAGCGGATCGCCGACGACGCCGGCGTCGAGTTGCGCACGCTCGCGCCCGAGGAGGCGGATCTCGACGCGTTCGTCCAGCTCGCGCGCGGCAACGCGGCGAAGTACGGCAACGCGGCGTACTACGACGAGCAGCGCTTCCCGCGCTTCGTGCGGCTGCTGGGGGAGACCGCGAGGGTGATCGAGCTGCGCCACGAGGGGCGTCTGATCGCTGGCGGGATCGTGCTGATCGACGCCGCGCACGTGCACTGGTGGTCGGTCGGCTACGCCGACCACGCGGTCGAGCGGCTGAGTCCCGCGTACCTCGTCTTCGCCGAGATCGTCCGCATCGCGCTCGCGCACGACGTCCGCTGGGTCGAGTGCGGGCGCCGCAACGAGGCGTTCAAGCGCCGGCACGGCCTCACCCCGCGGCCGCTGAGCGCGTTCGTCTCGCCGGCGCTGAACTGA
- a CDS encoding S9 family peptidase has translation MTAPADVLRLRTLLSARLTRDGATAVCAVAGVSPDGRRDLVQLLAVDVGGDEWAAPVALTRLEATDTAPAWLPDGSGVVFLSDRAGERQLHRVGRDGAPPVALTGRPWGVCGVEPAVSPDGRTVVVGARAVPPRDRSEPYRVTDEMWRLEGVGLVRDAVAELFAVDADGGEPVQLTDHGAVPVSVAWSPDGGELLHLSFTLGERPCFQLRALRLADRAERLLWETPFEGFAPVAAWRGAGEIVRTGPNRALAHAEPLDLLVTAAAPDAPERVRTPAADGWLFGLLLGDFAWEHLQTPRIAVADDGGEAFVSVQVGGQLQAWGVALDGPRRARRLLAGDHSAVPLDAAAGRVALGVTSLHEPPDLWVAEPSGAVRRLTRLNGGDYPRGAPFDVLPLPLSGADGTALDAWFLRPHGADGPVPTLLAAHGGPHAGWGQMFGFDTCMLTAAGYGVLLVNHRGSTGYGVDFARDLHGDWGNLDASDLLRAVDAAVAARLAEPTALGVWGISGGGYLAAWLATHDDRFGAAVVESAVLDWTINAGADIGRVFASWLTRAGEAAPPTPAQRAAQSPASFAANCRTPTLIVHHEQDLRTPPANADSFYGLLKLHGCPAEMLRMPQTSHGGSMGLGHPRARVVQNEALLDWFDRHVRPRRPDV, from the coding sequence ATGACCGCACCCGCCGACGTCCTGCGCCTGCGCACGCTGCTGTCGGCGAGGCTCACGCGCGACGGCGCGACGGCCGTCTGCGCCGTCGCGGGCGTCTCGCCCGACGGCCGGCGCGACCTCGTCCAGCTGCTCGCGGTCGACGTCGGCGGCGACGAGTGGGCCGCGCCGGTCGCGCTGACGCGGCTGGAGGCAACCGACACCGCGCCGGCGTGGCTGCCCGACGGCTCCGGCGTCGTCTTCCTGTCCGACCGCGCCGGCGAGCGCCAGCTCCACCGCGTAGGACGCGACGGCGCGCCGCCGGTCGCGCTGACGGGGCGCCCGTGGGGCGTCTGCGGCGTCGAGCCGGCGGTCTCGCCGGACGGCCGGACGGTCGTCGTCGGCGCACGCGCCGTGCCGCCGCGCGACCGCTCCGAGCCATACCGCGTGACGGACGAGATGTGGCGCCTGGAAGGCGTCGGGCTGGTGCGTGACGCCGTCGCCGAGCTGTTCGCGGTCGACGCCGACGGCGGCGAGCCCGTGCAGCTGACCGACCACGGCGCCGTGCCGGTCTCGGTCGCGTGGTCGCCCGACGGCGGCGAGCTGCTGCACCTCAGCTTCACGCTCGGCGAGCGGCCGTGCTTCCAACTGCGCGCGCTGCGGCTCGCCGACCGCGCCGAGCGGCTGCTGTGGGAGACCCCGTTCGAGGGCTTCGCGCCCGTCGCGGCGTGGCGCGGCGCCGGCGAGATCGTCCGCACCGGCCCCAATCGTGCGCTCGCGCACGCCGAGCCGCTCGACCTCCTCGTGACGGCCGCCGCGCCGGACGCGCCCGAGCGCGTGCGCACGCCCGCGGCCGACGGCTGGCTGTTCGGCCTGCTGCTCGGCGACTTCGCCTGGGAGCACCTGCAGACGCCGCGGATCGCGGTCGCCGACGACGGCGGCGAGGCGTTCGTCTCCGTGCAGGTCGGCGGGCAGCTGCAGGCGTGGGGCGTCGCGCTGGACGGGCCGCGTCGCGCGCGGCGGCTGCTTGCGGGCGACCACAGCGCCGTCCCGCTCGACGCCGCCGCCGGGCGTGTCGCGCTCGGCGTCACCTCGCTGCACGAGCCGCCTGACCTGTGGGTTGCAGAGCCGTCCGGCGCGGTGCGCCGGCTGACGCGTCTCAACGGCGGCGACTATCCGCGCGGGGCGCCCTTCGACGTCCTCCCACTGCCGCTCAGCGGTGCCGACGGCACCGCGCTCGACGCGTGGTTCCTGCGCCCGCACGGCGCCGACGGCCCGGTCCCGACGCTGCTCGCCGCGCACGGCGGACCGCACGCGGGCTGGGGCCAGATGTTCGGCTTCGACACGTGCATGCTCACTGCCGCCGGCTACGGCGTTCTGCTCGTCAACCACCGTGGGTCGACCGGCTACGGCGTCGACTTCGCGCGCGACCTGCACGGCGACTGGGGCAACCTCGACGCGAGCGATCTGCTCCGAGCCGTCGACGCTGCGGTCGCCGCACGGCTGGCCGAACCCACGGCGCTCGGCGTCTGGGGCATCTCGGGCGGGGGTTACCTCGCGGCGTGGCTTGCGACCCACGACGACCGCTTCGGAGCGGCCGTGGTGGAGAGCGCGGTGCTCGACTGGACGATCAACGCCGGCGCCGACATCGGCCGCGTCTTCGCGTCGTGGCTGACGCGCGCGGGAGAGGCTGCGCCGCCGACACCGGCGCAGCGCGCCGCGCAGTCGCCGGCCAGCTTCGCCGCGAACTGCCGTACGCCGACGCTGATCGTCCACCACGAGCAGGACCTGCGGACCCCGCCGGCGAACGCCGACAGCTTCTATGGCCTGCTGAAGCTGCACGGCTGCCCGGCCGAGATGCTGCGGATGCCGCAGACCTCGCACGGCGGCTCGATGGGCCTGGGGCACCCGCGGGCGCGCGTCGTTCAGAACGAGGCGCTGCTCGACTGGTTCGACCGCCACGTCCGCCCTCGCCGACCGGACGTTTGA
- the tdh gene encoding L-threonine 3-dehydrogenase, with the protein MLALIKPDAAPGLRLEHVPAPTPRDGEVLIRVLRTGICGTDMHIYRWDGWARSTIAPPLVTGHEFVGTVVENASDRPLAPGDVVGGESHVACNACPSCRAGDFHLCDRTSVIGIHRDGAFAEYVALPAGNVWPWAEPVDLDVAAIFDPFGNAVHAALHFDLAGEDVAIAGAGPIGLMAAAVARHAGARSVLVSDVSDYRLALADRLGVPAARTLSEGGAQPPRFSVGLEMSGSGAGLQELIDQLVPGGRLAALGLTSDRVELDWSAVVTKMLTIQGIFGRRVFETWDEMSRLVREGLDIAPLVTHRFACEDFERAFAAVASRRCGKVILDWDGGTRCA; encoded by the coding sequence ATGCTCGCGCTGATCAAGCCGGACGCCGCACCGGGACTGCGGCTCGAACACGTTCCCGCGCCCACGCCGCGCGACGGCGAGGTCCTGATCCGGGTGCTGCGCACGGGGATCTGCGGCACCGACATGCACATCTACCGGTGGGACGGCTGGGCGCGCAGCACGATCGCCCCGCCGCTCGTGACCGGCCACGAGTTCGTCGGGACGGTCGTCGAGAACGCCTCCGACCGGCCGCTCGCGCCCGGCGACGTCGTCGGCGGGGAGAGCCACGTCGCCTGCAACGCGTGCCCGAGCTGCCGTGCCGGCGACTTCCACCTGTGCGACCGCACGAGCGTGATCGGCATCCACCGCGACGGCGCGTTCGCCGAGTACGTCGCGCTGCCGGCCGGGAACGTCTGGCCGTGGGCCGAGCCGGTCGACCTCGACGTCGCCGCGATCTTCGACCCCTTCGGCAACGCCGTCCACGCCGCGCTGCACTTCGACCTCGCCGGCGAGGACGTCGCGATCGCCGGCGCCGGGCCGATCGGGCTGATGGCCGCCGCCGTCGCCCGCCACGCTGGCGCCCGCAGCGTGCTCGTCAGCGACGTCAGCGACTACCGGCTGGCGCTCGCGGACCGGCTCGGCGTGCCCGCTGCGCGCACGCTGTCCGAAGGCGGCGCGCAGCCGCCGCGGTTCTCGGTCGGGCTGGAGATGTCGGGCAGCGGCGCGGGGCTGCAGGAGCTGATCGACCAACTCGTCCCAGGCGGCCGGCTCGCCGCTCTCGGCCTGACGAGCGACCGCGTCGAGCTGGACTGGTCGGCGGTCGTCACGAAGATGCTCACGATCCAGGGGATCTTCGGGCGGCGGGTGTTCGAGACGTGGGACGAGATGAGCCGGCTGGTGCGCGAAGGGCTCGACATCGCACCGCTCGTCACGCACCGCTTCGCGTGCGAGGACTTCGAGCGCGCGTTCGCGGCGGTCGCGAGCCGCAGGTGCGGGAAGGTGATCCTCGACTGGGACGGAGGGACGAGATGCGCGTAG
- a CDS encoding FAD-dependent oxidoreductase — MRVGIVGGGVAGLTTAWLLAGTHDVVVLEARGRLGGNVRDADVEIDGAELRIDAGAQHISPELFPRFARLLELLELDGDLIPAPQSFTLAVEGMPRPLVVTPHTRADGWPREIVADGPEGAAFVAFVTRAVELEAQDASWEIPLADVVEAIPATTEQREQLMYAACAALVGCRVEEAPSLSARGATALLARVPPGTAPDEAPLWRNLPGGLGRVVVALADAVPNGDARVGAPVAQIRAEGTGFALRDGAGGAHQVDHVVLALPPLAAAELLDPLAGSGDLVDALRAFRYAPVEIGIHREPLFMPARRAHWSTYNISVHDGWSDVTIWLGPTHGVDLFKSWIANRSVPDDELLAREAFEHLCVTPAAVRARRTIAPRQAQGGISFAGHHLVDVESQESAVASAVEVARRLAPASPRLDALLEGRAVRG; from the coding sequence ATGCGCGTAGGAATCGTCGGCGGCGGCGTCGCCGGACTCACGACCGCCTGGCTGCTCGCCGGAACGCACGACGTCGTCGTGCTGGAGGCACGTGGCCGGCTCGGCGGCAACGTGCGCGACGCGGACGTGGAGATCGACGGCGCCGAGCTGCGGATCGATGCCGGGGCGCAGCACATATCGCCGGAGCTGTTCCCCCGCTTCGCGCGGCTGCTGGAGCTGCTGGAGCTGGACGGCGACCTGATCCCGGCGCCGCAGTCGTTCACGCTCGCCGTCGAGGGCATGCCGCGCCCGCTCGTCGTCACGCCGCACACGCGCGCGGACGGCTGGCCGCGCGAGATCGTCGCCGACGGCCCGGAAGGCGCGGCGTTCGTCGCGTTCGTGACGCGCGCGGTCGAGCTGGAGGCGCAGGACGCGAGCTGGGAGATCCCGCTCGCCGACGTCGTCGAAGCGATCCCCGCCACCACCGAGCAGCGCGAGCAGCTGATGTACGCCGCCTGCGCGGCGCTCGTCGGCTGCCGTGTCGAGGAGGCGCCGTCGCTGTCGGCGCGCGGGGCGACGGCGCTGCTGGCGCGTGTCCCGCCCGGCACCGCGCCGGACGAGGCGCCGCTGTGGCGCAACCTCCCCGGTGGTCTCGGGCGCGTCGTCGTCGCGCTCGCCGACGCCGTGCCGAACGGCGACGCGCGCGTCGGCGCACCGGTCGCGCAGATCCGCGCGGAGGGCACGGGCTTCGCGCTGCGCGACGGCGCCGGCGGCGCGCACCAGGTCGACCACGTCGTGCTCGCGCTGCCGCCGCTCGCCGCCGCGGAGCTGCTCGATCCGCTCGCCGGCAGCGGCGACCTCGTCGACGCGTTGCGCGCGTTCCGCTACGCCCCGGTCGAGATCGGCATCCACCGCGAGCCGCTGTTCATGCCGGCGCGGCGCGCCCATTGGTCGACGTACAACATCTCCGTCCACGACGGCTGGAGCGACGTCACGATCTGGCTCGGCCCGACCCACGGCGTCGACCTCTTCAAGAGCTGGATCGCCAACCGTTCCGTCCCAGACGACGAGCTGCTCGCGCGCGAGGCGTTCGAGCACCTCTGCGTCACCCCGGCGGCGGTGCGCGCGCGGAGGACGATCGCCCCGCGACAGGCGCAGGGCGGCATCTCGTTCGCCGGCCACCACCTCGTCGACGTCGAGTCGCAGGAGTCCGCCGTCGCCTCCGCCGTCGAGGTCGCGCGCCGTCTCGCCCCGGCGAGCCCGCGGCTCGACGCGCTGCTGGAGGGGCGCGCCGTGCGCGGCTGA